TAGTCAATAGAATTTTCTGCATGAGCTCAAAATTAAGAATAGAAGGGATTCAAAGTTTGTTTTGTTTATTTTTGCCGCGAATGAAAAATTTCCTTTGCCTTACCGTACTTGTATCGACTGCTATAATATTTAGCTCATGCAGCAAGAAGTGTGATGACCCGGACGTTCAAGCAATCAATGCACTATACTTTGAACTTGACCAAAGTTCCGATGGCTTTACCAATGAGGCTTTGGATGAAATATTCATTGTTCGTTTCATTCCTTTCAGCGAACCTTTGCTGGCCGATACAGTATTTTTGAATGGAAATTACCCCTCGGGAAGAGGTCGATTTTACATCAATGACGAATATCCATTCGTTAATCGTCAGTCCCCATATTTTACCATATACGGCTACACTATAGTGGATCCCACAACAAGTTATGGAGGTGTTATAGAAAATATTGAGCTAGAGGGTGAATACGACGGTGATTGTGATTACAACAATATTTCCAAACGATTTACCTTCAATAATGACACGGTAAATATGGGTGGAACTCAAGATTTTTATCTAGTTACACCTTAAGCCCTTAGGCATTTCGGATACATATCTTCCTAATTTTCGACGGTATTAATCATTACCTTTGCCGCCTTAAAACCACTGAAAATTTAACCCAATGAAAGAAGTATATATCGTTTCTGCCGTGCGAACTCCGATAGGAAGTTTTAATGGTAGTCTCTCATCTGTAAGCGCCACAAAACTTGGCTCAACTGCAATAAAAGGCGCACTTTCAAAAATCAATCTTTCCCCTTCTGAAGTAGACGAAGTACTGATGGGTTCTGTCCTTCAAGCAGGTTTGGGGCAGGCTCCTGCCAGACAAGCGGCAATGTTTGCCGACATCGGTGACCAGGTACCCTGTACAACTGTGAACAAGGTCTGCGCTTCAGGTATGAAGGCTATCTCGCAAGGCGCTCAAGCCATAATGCTCGGCGATGCCGATGTAGTAGTGGCAGGTGGAATGGAAAGCATGAGTCGCGTCCCTCACTACCTTCCGGGTTCGCGAATGGGAACTAAACTAGGCAACATAACGATGTTGGACGGAATGGTATTCGATGGCCTGACTGATGTTTACGACCAGAAACACATGGGAACCTGCGGAGACCTCTGCGCCAAGGAGTACGACATCACTCGTGAAGATCAAGACAATTTTGCGATCCAATCTTACGAGCGTTCGGCAAAAGCTTGGAAAGAAGGAAAGTTTGCTGACGAAGTTGTTCCCGTTGCCGTACCTCAAAGAAAAGGTGACCCGATCGTGGTTTCAGAAGATGAAGAATACAAGAATGTAAGGATGGAAAAGATTCCTGCTTTGCGTCCGGTATTTACCAAAGACGGAACCGTAACCGCAGCCAATGCCTCCACCTTGAACGACGGAGCCGCTGCTGTGATCTTGATGAGCAAAGAAAAAGCCGAGGCTTTAGGTGTAAAACCCATTGCTAAAATCGTAAGCTACGCTGATGCGGCTCGCGAACCACAATGGTTTACCATGGCTCCTTCCAAGGCTATTCCCAAGGCATTGAAAAAAGCGGGATTGGAAAATTCCGATATTGACTTTTGGGAGTTGAACGAAGCTTTCTCAGTAGTGGCTTTGGCCAATATGAAAGAACTCGGACTTAATCCTGAGAAAGTAGATGTAAACGGTGGAGCTGTCTCTCTGGGACATCCTCTGGGATGTTCGGGAGCGAGAATCATCGTAACCCTTATCAATGTATTGAAGCAAAACAATGCCAAACGCGGATGTGCAGGAATCTGCAATGGCGGTGGTGGAGCTTCGGCAATGGTAATTGAACTAGTAGACTAGCTATATCGACATAAATAGAATAAAAAGGGCGGCCAATTGGCCGCCCTTTTTTGTATCAAAAATCAGCTTATTATTGCTTAATCAGCTTTTCAGAGAAAGTAGATATTCCATTGGATACTTGGAATAAATACACCCCTGCATCTAAATCACTAATATCATACCGCAACATTTGTGTTCCGTCAATAACATGTTGTTCTTCTTTGACCATGCGTCCTTGAAGGTCGTAGAACGTGGCAATGTAGACTCCCGAATTACCTGAATCCAGCTTCACTGTCATTTCGTTGTTAGCCGGATTCGGGAAGAGTGTCATCGAATCCGAAAGATCCGCGTAATTCTTCGTAGCTACGTTCCAGTTGAAGAAATCAAAATCAGACCATGCGCCAATGATAGAAGTAGTACATCCACAGCGCACTCTCCAACGGTATTGTTGTCCGTTTTGGAGCTGGCTGGATGGAGCTAAAAATGAGCTGGCGTTGGGCTGGAAGGTAGTAAATGAGGCCAATCCGGAAGCTGAAGCCAAACCTCCTTGAATTTGACAACCTATCGAACCGGGAATAGGATCCCACTGCAATAGCACACCGTTGATTTGTGTCGTGGTAGTCAGATTCTGTGCTACAGGGTAAGGCTGAGCACAAGGCACCGTACCACCATCTATACAAAAAGAGTGGGTAGCAAAATCACCATAATCGGCACCTGGCGCAGTCATTTCAACAAGAACGGTTCCGTCATCATCTAGTATTTGATAGTCTCCATCAAAACCGCAGCTAGTGTAAGATGCACCGCTCATACCATCACCAAACGAATCAAAAATCGTGAATGTGTAGCACCCTTCTGCCAAGCAGAATATTTCAGAAACAGTTGTTCCGTCAGCATCGCCGGGGTATCCGTCTCCCGTTGCTAAAACATTGCCCGTAGCATCACTCACAAGTTCCCAGCTAACCTCATTTGGCCAGCAGTCAAATGTTAAATCCAGTTGAGCCGAGTTGGCATCAATTGCAGCTTCAAGACTCGAAACTCCTGAATTATTGGAGGCATTCTCATCTGATCCTCCGTTGGGATTCGACACGGTAACTTCATAGTCGTAAAGTCCCGATTCGCTGATATTCAAAACAGGCAGACTCACAGACTCATTCGAGCCTGACACTAAACTACCTGTCCATTCGATTGATCCCAGTGAAGATCCATTAAGTGAGTAAGCAATAGTAAGTGAGGTAAGTGTATTAACTCCGGCATTGCTAATTTGAACAGAAGGGTTGAAAATCTCCTGGTTGCAGAAAAATCCTGAAACTCCATCTACTGATTGCACAGCTGCGTCAAGATTTGCACTCGGTTGGTTGGGGTTGTACCCGTCAAGCGTTGTTGGGTTTAAACCGAGTGGGTCAAGCCAATCACTCAATCGACTTGAAGAGCTACTACCATTATCCCAGGAAACGTCGAAACGGCCGTAGTAATCATACGTTCCATTGTTTACTGTTCCTGAGCAAGCCGCCAGCCCGCCATAAAGCTGACCAACGATTCTTTTGTTTTGATCAAAGATTGGAGATCCCGATGAACCAGGCTCGGTTACACCCCACTCCCATTCATTGATCCACCAAACCTGAGCACCGCCTGCAGTGTCATAGAAAGGAGAATCTTCTTCGCGGCAAATTTTCTTAACATCTCCGCTTGGGTGATGAATTCCCGTAATCTCGTTGGGAATATTTCCACTATTGTCCCATCCCGCAAAGTAGACGTTGTAAGAATTTGGAATCGTGCTATTCAATTCCCAAAGCGCCACGTCTGAAGCTGAATTACTTGCTCTTAAAGTAGCGCCACTGATTTGGGCTGTTGTAGGGCCATTACTGCTATTCGCAGTTGTAGCACAGCTCGTGGTTGCCGACTCATATCCAAATAGGAATGATCTTCCTCCACCACCTGAAGTACCACAGTGATTTGCAGAAAGGAAATAAGGCGTACCATCATTGGCGGTATTGTTTACTAAGGCGCCACTGCAAATACCTGAACCATTTATTAGAATTATTGCGACAGAGGCGATAGGATCATCCCATTCTCCGGGAGCACCGAAAGGGTTACCAGGCAATTGGGAGCATCCCGTGTCATAATTACAAGATCCACTGTCGTTCAACCCCTTTGCAGTGCCATGCAGAGCATCAACAAAATGTTGAGCAACTTGTCGATATCCCTGAACTACATGTCCGATCGTGAGCTTCGAATCATAAGTAGAATCTGAAGGTCTGAAATACTCAACTACGATTTTTGTGGCAGGAATAGGTAAGGTAGAAAGCAATAGATCAGGCTGGTTGTTTGCGGCAGTGTAAGCTCCGTCATAAAACTTTCCCTCACTATCAAATACATGCACATATTCGCCAGGCCCAAGATCAAACTCTTGGAAAAAGACGTTCATCGTCAGTGCATCCTTAGAGATGAACTCTACCTGATATACTTCACCTTCGGCAGTAGAAGTAATAGTAGCAGATTGAATTACATCAAGATTGACAATGTGTTCGTGACCGAATCGAAATGGACCAACCTTATTTGCCATATTAATGGCATCCTCAGATTTTAATTGGTCAATATCCACCTTTGGCAGTGTTACTTTTTCTATTTCCAATTGAGTTTTGGATTGCCATCCATATGGCTCTCCAACATCTGTGGTCTGTGCAGAAGAAGTGTTGGGAAAGCCAATAGCCGCTACGAATAGCAGTGCGACTCCCGCTTTAGTCAAGATATTATATCTCATATTTATTGATTATTGAATGATTAGTTTGGATTGGAATACTTTATTTCCCCACTGAGTTGTCAAGAGGTAAATCCCTGAATGGTAGTCGGTAAAATCAAGTTGAAGCGTATTGGCACCTTTTGATAAAGCAACATTTTCCTGAAGGACCAGCTTGCCCGTAATATCGAATAGCGATATCACTCCATTCAAAGACTCATCGGAATTCAGAAATAATTGAGTAAATCCATTTGTGGGGTTAGGAGCAACAACAACCTCTTGATCAGAATCTACATTGGAAGATGAAGCTCGGGCCTCAAGCGCCGAAGCAAGTGAAAACTGATCATATTCACTCCAAGAGCCAGCTATTAAAGGATTGTTGGAACAACCGCATCTTACTCTCCATTGGTAGTTTTGACCTGCTTGTAAGCTATTGTTTCCTACAAAGTATTGCGATGCCTCAGGTTGACCAATAGTGATCGAGGCATTTCCGCCGCCTATTACTCCCCCTTGAATTTGACAGCCTATTGATCCGAGAATCGGATTCCACTGGAGTAAGACTCCATTGACTTGAACTGTGGAGCTTAGCCCGGTAACCTGTGGGTATGGCTGAGTACATGGAGGAATTCCAGTCCCTTCTATGCAAAAAGAATGAGTGGCCTGCGAACCATAGTCAGCAGCACCCATCTCAAAAAGTATCTCGCCGTCAGGACCGAGCATTTCATAATCTCCATCCACTCCACAAAAACTGTAGGAGGCTCCGCTCATTCCATCTCCAAAGGAGTCAAATATGTTGAAAGTATAACAACCTGGCGCAAGGCATTCAGACCAAGTGTTTAGTGTTTCATCGGGGTAGTCGCCTTGCGCGATAGACGCGACTATATTTCCTTGATCATCGGCAATTTCCCAGCTCACTTCATTGCCCCAACAATCGGTAAGTACAGAGAGTGACACTTCTGAGCAAGGGAATTGGCAAGAGCCGTCATCAACATCTGCGTTGGGACTGTAATTGAGTGCAGAAGGATCAGTACAACCTGCTACAAGACTTGAGCAATCGCCCGTGGTAATTGATTGAGTTGCACTCGTTCCGTCTGAAGCAGTGTAGTAAATATTGTAAGTCGTATTTGAATTGAGTCCGTCGATTTCAAAACTTGACGAGTTGGACAAAGCTCCCGAAGCTAAATCAATACAGGTTATAGCTCCTCCTTGAGGTTGGTAGCACACTGT
This region of Cryomorphaceae bacterium 1068 genomic DNA includes:
- a CDS encoding acetyl-CoA C-acyltransferase encodes the protein MKEVYIVSAVRTPIGSFNGSLSSVSATKLGSTAIKGALSKINLSPSEVDEVLMGSVLQAGLGQAPARQAAMFADIGDQVPCTTVNKVCASGMKAISQGAQAIMLGDADVVVAGGMESMSRVPHYLPGSRMGTKLGNITMLDGMVFDGLTDVYDQKHMGTCGDLCAKEYDITREDQDNFAIQSYERSAKAWKEGKFADEVVPVAVPQRKGDPIVVSEDEEYKNVRMEKIPALRPVFTKDGTVTAANASTLNDGAAAVILMSKEKAEALGVKPIAKIVSYADAAREPQWFTMAPSKAIPKALKKAGLENSDIDFWELNEAFSVVALANMKELGLNPEKVDVNGGAVSLGHPLGCSGARIIVTLINVLKQNNAKRGCAGICNGGGGASAMVIELVD
- a CDS encoding T9SS type A sorting domain-containing protein, which translates into the protein MRYNILTKAGVALLFVAAIGFPNTSSAQTTDVGEPYGWQSKTQLEIEKVTLPKVDIDQLKSEDAINMANKVGPFRFGHEHIVNLDVIQSATITSTAEGEVYQVEFISKDALTMNVFFQEFDLGPGEYVHVFDSEGKFYDGAYTAANNQPDLLLSTLPIPATKIVVEYFRPSDSTYDSKLTIGHVVQGYRQVAQHFVDALHGTAKGLNDSGSCNYDTGCSQLPGNPFGAPGEWDDPIASVAIILINGSGICSGALVNNTANDGTPYFLSANHCGTSGGGGRSFLFGYESATTSCATTANSSNGPTTAQISGATLRASNSASDVALWELNSTIPNSYNVYFAGWDNSGNIPNEITGIHHPSGDVKKICREEDSPFYDTAGGAQVWWINEWEWGVTEPGSSGSPIFDQNKRIVGQLYGGLAACSGTVNNGTYDYYGRFDVSWDNGSSSSSRLSDWLDPLGLNPTTLDGYNPNQPSANLDAAVQSVDGVSGFFCNQEIFNPSVQISNAGVNTLTSLTIAYSLNGSSLGSIEWTGSLVSGSNESVSLPVLNISESGLYDYEVTVSNPNGGSDENASNNSGVSSLEAAIDANSAQLDLTFDCWPNEVSWELVSDATGNVLATGDGYPGDADGTTVSEIFCLAEGCYTFTIFDSFGDGMSGASYTSCGFDGDYQILDDDGTVLVEMTAPGADYGDFATHSFCIDGGTVPCAQPYPVAQNLTTTTQINGVLLQWDPIPGSIGCQIQGGLASASGLASFTTFQPNASSFLAPSSQLQNGQQYRWRVRCGCTTSIIGAWSDFDFFNWNVATKNYADLSDSMTLFPNPANNEMTVKLDSGNSGVYIATFYDLQGRMVKEEQHVIDGTQMLRYDISDLDAGVYLFQVSNGISTFSEKLIKQ